CGGTGCTCGATGGTCAGGTACGAGATGCAGCGCCTCGAGTCGATGACGCCGGGCGAGACGATGGCGCCGGTCGGACAGGCGGGGATGCACCGGGTGCAGGTGCCGCAGCGCACCGGGTGGGGGGCTTCGGCGACCGGCAGGGGCACGGCGGTGATGATCTCGGCGAGGAAGCCGTAGGAGCCGCGCTTGGGGCTGATGACGCAGCCGTTCTTGCCGATCCAGCCGAGGCCCGCGCGCTCGGCGGCCGAGCGCTCGAGGACGGGCCCCGTGTCCACGTAGGCGCGCGCCACCGGGTCGTCAAGCAGCCTGGAGAGCGCGCGCAGGCGTTCGGGGATCAGGTCGTGGTAGTCCAGGCCGAGGGCGTAGCGGGCGACGCGTCCCCGAGGGACGTCCTGGGGCATGGGGCCGAGGGGGCCGGGGTCGTAGGCCATCCAGAGCGAGAGGACCGAAGCGGCGGTGGGGACGACCTCGCGCGGGTCGCTGCGGCGCTCCATGTTGCGACTCATCCAGGCCATCTCCGCGTGGTGGCCGGCCTCGATCCAGCGCCGGTAGGCC
This genomic window from bacterium contains:
- the queG gene encoding tRNA epoxyqueuosine(34) reductase QueG, yielding MDWQTLVTHAHSLGFSAVGVSPAEPYRGAEAYRRWIEAGHHAEMAWMSRNMERRSDPREVVPTAASVLSLWMAYDPGPLGPMPQDVPRGRVARYALGLDYHDLIPERLRALSRLLDDPVARAYVDTGPVLERSAAERAGLGWIGKNGCVISPKRGSYGFLAEIITAVPLPVAEAPHPVRCGTCTRCIPACPTGAIVSPGVIDSRRCISYLTIEHRGPIPRELRPLMGEWVFGCDICQEVCPWNRHSVQATEPAYSPKAGRAYPDLVELLLQTQEEFSARFKGSPIKRTKRHGMARNAAIALGNLGLSSTVPALAQALREDPDATVRGSSAWALGRIGGDSAREALEAALETETDPSVIEEVRWALETIG